From a region of the Gossypium raimondii isolate GPD5lz chromosome 10, ASM2569854v1, whole genome shotgun sequence genome:
- the LOC105778579 gene encoding protein BIG GRAIN 1-like B, whose translation MDTWDKMVREERYRTKTENPSFSSSLLDAIYRSIDESNGGGKRNEDLIFCRETSSMRKKQSNNSSSSSSFQRACMIEKWMEKKENKVFVTPKSMADFDDPVLLNSSSTSSDSSYGGGFSSSESDSFYSAKSRSSSSYHCHRLPKPIRTSTISAPKHEVFQNNFHGATQKSKHEGSFIKTKSKALKIYSDLKKVKQPISPGGRLASFLNSLFTSGNAKKTKISSSKTEQATSTCSSASSFSRSCLSTTKTPSSRGNVGTKRSVRFCLDEDSRPCGETKILHENELRTSMRKPVNKELEYRIMEENRRVAEAAKELYNSYQKKKIKEELYMRGIIYNGNEVLSDDETSAAAAAAIADDDDDDIASDASSDLFELDNLSAIGSNERYSEELPVYETTHLDTNRAIANGLIL comes from the coding sequence ATGGATACGTGGGATAAAATGGTAAGAGAAGAACGGTATCGAACCAAGACAGAAAACCCATCTTTCTCTTCATCTCTTCTCGATGCTATCTACCGTTCAATCGACGAATCCAACGGTGGTGGTAAAAGGAACGAAGACCTGATTTTTTGCAGAGAAACCAGTTCGATGAGGAAGAAGCAAAGCAATAACAGTTCGTCGTCGTCGAGCTTTCAACGTGCTTGCATGATCgagaaatggatggaaaagaaagaaaataaggtttTCGTTACACCAAAATCCATGGCGGATTTTGATGATCCGGTGTTGTTGAACTCGAGCTCCACCTCCTCCGATTCCAGCTACGGCGGTGGGTTTTCATCCTCGGAGTCGGATTCTTTTTACAGTGCGAAATCAAGGTCGTCGTCTTCATACCATTGCCATAGGCTACCCAAGCCTATTCGGACCAGTACCATTTCAGCACCTAAACATGAAGTGTTCCAAAACAATTTCCATGGCGCCACTCAAAAGTCAAAGCATGAAGGTAGTTTCATAAAAACGAAATCCAAGGCCTTGAAGATTTACAGTGACCTAAAAAAGGTCAAGCAACCGATATCCCCAGGTGGTCGGCTTGCTAGCTTCCTTAACTCGTTGTTCACTTCGGGGAATGCGAAGAAGACAAAAATTTCATCGTCAAAGACCGAACAGGCAACGTCAACTTGTTCTTCAGCTTCATCGTTTTCAAGATCTTGTTTGTCGACGACAAAAACTCCATCTTCGAGAGGGAATGTCGGGACAAAGAGATCGGTCAGGTTTTGTCTTGACGAGGATTCCAGGCCATGTGGGGAAACTAAAATCCTCCATGAAAATGAGCTTCGAACTTCCATGAGGAAACCAGTGAACAAAGAGCTAGAGTACCGCATCATGGAAGAAAATCGTAGGGTTGCTGAAGCTGCAAAGGAGCTTTACAACAGCTAccagaagaagaagataaaggAAGAGTTATATATGAGAGGTATTATCTACAATGGCAATGAAGTGTTAAGCGATGATGAAACTTCCGCCGCCGCCGCGGCCGCCATAGCCGACGACGATGACGACGATATAGCTAGTGATGCAAGCTCGGATCTGTTTGAATTGGATAATCTGTCGGCCATTGGCAGTAATGAAAGGTACAGTGAAGAATTGCCTGTGTATGAAACAACCCATCTCGATACTAATCGAGCCATTGCTAATGGTTTGATCCTGTAA